From the genome of Fusobacterium varium, one region includes:
- the ttcA_2 gene encoding tRNA 2-thiocytidine biosynthesis protein TtcA yields the protein MKEIIKKENNILNFIENKNFSKTIWSPVGRAMHKYNMIEAGDRIAVGVSGGKDSLTTLNALVRIKKIANLDFEIIPIHIHPNTDKASFEIIEKYCEKLELKLQVEHTNLSDMLFGEKEVKNPCFLCGRIRRGILYRVMKEQGINKLALGHHKDDIIETFLMNVFYQGNMKMMKPCYLSEEYGVTVIRPLAFVEEKDIIRYVNKLELPVVKSDCPYEISENSRRLRIKNLIKEISLENKDVRSVIFNSIKELLN from the coding sequence ATGAAAGAAATAATAAAAAAAGAAAATAATATATTAAATTTTATAGAAAATAAAAACTTTAGTAAAACTATATGGAGTCCTGTAGGACGTGCAATGCATAAATATAATATGATAGAAGCAGGAGATAGAATAGCAGTAGGAGTATCAGGGGGAAAGGACAGTTTAACTACTTTAAATGCCTTGGTAAGGATAAAGAAGATAGCAAATTTAGATTTTGAAATTATTCCTATTCACATACACCCTAATACTGATAAAGCTTCTTTTGAAATAATAGAAAAATATTGTGAAAAGCTGGAATTGAAACTTCAAGTGGAACATACAAATTTGAGTGACATGCTTTTTGGAGAAAAGGAAGTAAAAAATCCATGTTTTTTATGTGGAAGAATAAGAAGAGGAATTCTTTACAGGGTAATGAAGGAACAAGGCATAAATAAATTAGCTTTAGGGCACCATAAAGATGATATAATAGAAACTTTTCTTATGAATGTTTTTTATCAAGGAAATATGAAAATGATGAAACCTTGTTATCTTTCAGAAGAATATGGAGTTACTGTAATAAGACCACTTGCATTTGTTGAAGAAAAAGATATAATAAGGTATGTAAATAAGTTAGAACTTCCTGTGGTAAAATCTGATTGCCCATATGAAATAAGTGAAAATTCAAGAAGATTAAGAATAAAAAACCTTATAAAAGAAATATCTTTAGAAAATAAAGATGTAAGAAGTGTTATTTTTAATAGTATTAAAGAGTTATTAAATTAG
- the yccF gene encoding Inner membrane protein yccF, protein MSLLLNIIWLFLGGLVLAFEWFVAGIISTILIVTIPFARGCFEMAASCLTPFGKDVVLKTEYGEPPRPISAFFWIIFLGIWLAISHIIAGILQCITIIGIPVGIQNFKLAKIAFNPYKYTLVDRRFTSRN, encoded by the coding sequence ATGAGTTTATTATTGAATATTATATGGTTATTTTTAGGAGGATTGGTTTTGGCATTTGAATGGTTTGTAGCTGGTATTATAAGTACAATACTGATAGTTACAATACCATTTGCAAGAGGATGTTTTGAAATGGCAGCTTCTTGTCTTACTCCCTTTGGAAAAGATGTAGTATTAAAAACTGAATATGGAGAGCCACCAAGACCAATATCAGCATTTTTCTGGATAATATTTTTAGGAATATGGCTGGCTATATCACATATTATAGCCGGAATATTACAGTGTATTACAATAATAGGAATACCAGTAGGGATACAAAACTTTAAATTAGCTAAGATAGCTTTTAATCCTTATAAATATACTTTAGTAGATAGAAGGTTTACAAGCAGAAACTAA
- the dapE_1 gene encoding Succinyl-diaminopimelate desuccinylase, giving the protein MINENLIKEYWYDMIKIRSITGEEAKLAEYIADKLKEFGLEPKMSYYEGDEERQSPSVYAVLDSGKPGPRLMLIGHTDTVKVANGWNTDPFTPIEDGDKTYGLGAMDMKGGLAAILATTKYYSENKDKFTGELILAFVSDEENLSKGTYQLVNEGLSADMAIMAECRFDNMAIGFRGRYSIEVTVSGKAAHASHYPNVGENALIYGSKLAIAIEELPTIIHPTLGGGTWVVRSIEGGVKNALIVPEKCELFIDRYTVPGETYEVCEKQILEAADKLGLSGKVDVRLKPRKSAYMEPFALEEAHILVQTVKETFKEVTGDEIRIEFDKSVCDSNILANSLNIPTVTFGPSGGNMHGANEYGHLHQVLAATEIYIKTVSKLSK; this is encoded by the coding sequence ATGATAAATGAAAATTTAATCAAAGAGTACTGGTATGATATGATAAAAATCAGGAGTATTACAGGAGAAGAAGCTAAACTTGCTGAATATATTGCTGATAAATTAAAAGAATTTGGTCTTGAACCTAAAATGAGTTATTATGAAGGAGATGAAGAAAGACAAAGTCCTTCTGTCTATGCTGTTTTAGATAGTGGAAAACCTGGTCCAAGACTTATGTTAATAGGTCATACAGATACTGTAAAAGTAGCAAATGGATGGAATACTGATCCATTTACTCCAATTGAAGATGGTGACAAAACTTATGGACTTGGCGCTATGGATATGAAGGGTGGTCTTGCTGCTATTCTCGCTACTACAAAGTACTATTCAGAAAATAAAGATAAATTTACTGGAGAACTTATTCTTGCATTTGTATCAGATGAAGAAAATCTTTCTAAAGGAACTTACCAATTAGTTAATGAAGGATTAAGTGCCGATATGGCTATAATGGCTGAATGTAGATTTGATAATATGGCTATTGGATTTAGAGGAAGATACAGTATTGAAGTTACTGTATCTGGAAAAGCTGCTCATGCAAGTCATTATCCAAATGTTGGAGAAAATGCTCTTATCTATGGAAGTAAATTAGCTATAGCTATTGAGGAACTTCCTACTATAATTCACCCTACATTAGGTGGTGGAACTTGGGTTGTCAGAAGTATTGAGGGTGGAGTAAAAAATGCCCTTATAGTTCCTGAAAAATGTGAGTTGTTTATAGATAGATATACTGTTCCTGGTGAAACTTATGAAGTTTGTGAAAAACAAATTTTAGAAGCTGCTGATAAACTTGGATTATCTGGTAAAGTAGATGTTAGATTAAAGCCTAGAAAATCAGCATATATGGAACCATTTGCACTAGAAGAAGCTCATATATTAGTTCAAACTGTAAAAGAAACATTTAAAGAAGTTACTGGTGATGAAATCAGAATTGAATTTGATAAATCAGTTTGTGATTCTAATATACTAGCCAATTCATTAAATATTCCTACAGTTACTTTTGGTCCTTCTGGAGGAAATATGCATGGAGCAAATGAATATGGGCATCTTCATCAAGTACTTGCTGCTACAGAAATTTATATAAAGACTGTTTCAAAACTTTCAAAATAA
- the mleN_5 gene encoding Malate-2H(+)/Na(+)-lactate antiporter, translated as MENQAKKVSSGQAMLILVISILVIILGIKVVKAPTAIILLFGGIITVIISTIFGIEYSNIQSDIVKTITTMAVPILIVLSVGVLVGAWMISGTVPLMIYYGMKVLSPSLFLVMVCIICTLMSVMAGTSWGTISTVGIAFMGVAVGLGISLPLTAGAVVSGAIFGDKLSPLSDSTVLSAAVCEVNLLEAIKHSFKTTLPAFIVALVMYFVIGLQYKDGVIGGESYELIMGTLEKTFTLNPLLLIPPVLVLVLIIMKKPTLPVFTIGIIAGCVLAMIFQGTTLNQVANALSSGYTTKTGVAIVDKMLIRGGLNSMLGTVALLIASAIFGAPLRTAGVVDILLEKITNVAKTGKSMMVGVFVLHSLFFTITGSYYVTYSVLGQMVRGLFDSYGLKRKNLARILLDTGTGFAPIVPWSVTGVFVATTLGVKTMDFILYAPVTYLSIIISFIYIITGFTIEKVDNNK; from the coding sequence ATGGAAAACCAAGCGAAAAAGGTTTCATCTGGTCAAGCTATGCTTATTCTTGTTATTTCGATACTCGTTATCATATTAGGAATAAAAGTAGTTAAGGCACCTACTGCTATTATTTTATTATTCGGAGGAATTATTACTGTTATAATTTCTACTATATTTGGAATTGAATATTCTAATATTCAAAGTGACATAGTTAAAACTATTACTACTATGGCTGTTCCTATTCTTATTGTTCTATCTGTTGGAGTTTTAGTTGGAGCATGGATGATTTCTGGAACTGTTCCTCTTATGATATACTATGGAATGAAAGTTCTTAGTCCAAGTCTTTTCTTAGTTATGGTATGTATAATATGTACTTTAATGTCAGTTATGGCTGGAACATCTTGGGGAACTATTAGTACTGTGGGTATTGCTTTCATGGGAGTTGCTGTTGGTCTTGGTATCTCTTTACCTTTAACAGCTGGAGCTGTTGTAAGTGGAGCAATCTTTGGAGATAAACTTTCACCTTTGTCTGATTCTACTGTTCTTTCAGCAGCCGTTTGTGAAGTTAATCTTTTAGAGGCAATAAAGCATTCTTTTAAAACAACTCTACCTGCATTTATAGTTGCATTAGTTATGTACTTTGTAATTGGTCTTCAATATAAAGATGGAGTTATTGGTGGAGAAAGTTATGAACTTATTATGGGAACTTTGGAAAAAACATTTACATTAAATCCATTATTATTAATTCCACCTGTATTAGTTTTAGTACTTATTATAATGAAAAAACCTACATTACCAGTGTTTACTATTGGAATTATTGCTGGTTGTGTTTTAGCTATGATATTTCAAGGAACAACACTGAATCAAGTAGCTAATGCTCTTTCTAGTGGTTATACTACTAAAACAGGTGTAGCTATTGTTGATAAGATGCTTATTAGAGGTGGACTAAACAGTATGCTTGGTACAGTTGCCCTTCTTATAGCTTCTGCAATATTTGGAGCTCCTCTAAGAACAGCAGGAGTTGTTGATATTCTACTTGAAAAAATAACTAATGTAGCTAAAACTGGTAAATCAATGATGGTTGGAGTATTTGTTCTACATTCATTATTTTTCACAATCACTGGAAGCTACTATGTAACTTATTCAGTTCTTGGACAGATGGTAAGAGGATTATTTGATTCTTATGGATTAAAAAGAAAAAATTTAGCAAGAATACTTTTAGATACAGGTACTGGTTTTGCACCTATTGTTCCTTGGAGTGTTACTGGAGTATTTGTTGCAACTACTCTTGGAGTAAAAACAATGGACTTTATTTTATATGCTCCAGTTACTTATTTAAGTATTATAATTTCTTTTATCTACATAATTACAGGATTCACTATTGAAAAAGTTGATAATAATAAATAA
- the ydfH_2 gene encoding Uncharacterized HTH-type transcriptional regulator ydfH, whose product MKENAIEVMDRRTLVFEALKNDIINGNIRFGEKINENEYSIRYNISRTPLREALSKLEMMGIIERVPFKGVFLKKFNSEKVKEIYEIRLELEYIIYKEIKEIMTDKHIKKVEKIVAKGQKYNNSNNLAKFSETLEEFDNYLYSLSKKELSLKILSELSFYMNIFKKTNPNMQETVDEHEKIIEALKEKDDEKIYKALEEHLYNAANYVVKTFDKISI is encoded by the coding sequence ATGAAAGAAAATGCTATAGAAGTTATGGATCGAAGAACACTTGTTTTTGAAGCATTAAAAAATGATATTATAAATGGGAATATAAGATTTGGGGAAAAAATAAATGAAAATGAGTATTCTATCAGATATAATATAAGCAGAACACCTTTGAGGGAAGCATTGAGCAAACTAGAAATGATGGGTATAATAGAAAGAGTTCCTTTTAAAGGAGTGTTTTTAAAAAAATTTAATTCAGAGAAAGTAAAAGAAATATATGAAATAAGATTAGAGCTTGAGTATATTATATATAAAGAGATAAAAGAAATAATGACAGATAAGCATATTAAAAAAGTTGAAAAAATTGTTGCTAAGGGTCAAAAATACAACAATAGCAACAATCTTGCAAAATTTTCAGAAACATTAGAAGAATTTGATAATTATCTATATTCTTTATCCAAAAAAGAACTTTCTTTAAAAATACTTTCTGAGCTATCTTTTTATATGAATATATTTAAGAAAACAAATCCTAATATGCAAGAAACAGTTGATGAACATGAAAAAATAATAGAAGCATTAAAAGAAAAAGATGATGAAAAAATATATAAAGCTTTGGAAGAACATTTATATAATGCAGCCAATTATGTTGTGAAAACATTTGATAAAATATCTATTTAA